The following coding sequences are from one Bradyrhizobium sp. 200 window:
- a CDS encoding carbohydrate porin, whose translation MAADMPLKAPYFRPAFDWSGFYIGGHTGYGRGSSGAVLSDPLAVSTNNVFSGVIGGVQGGYNVQMPSGLVLGVEADLTFPNYFTSNSIVSTLTGARSEVVEKWDYVGTARGRIGYASGHWLLYATGGFAFAGERFINTPDAGTDQKHINVRPGWTAGAGVEYAFTPHWSVRLEYLYSQFDRANIRFPSGAEHSSTLDFQQVRIGLNRKVDWPGSKTWTPKTDLTDPESDRWEVHGQTTYLGQGYPAFRAPYTGTNSLTPARQAQATWSNSLYLNARLWEGGEVYYNPELLQGFGLSDTVGVAGFTSGEAQKSNFPYPHYNTSRLYVRQTFGFGGEQEELASGQQQLAGKVDVNRLTLQAGKFSVGDVFDGNSYAKDTRRDFMNWSIWAPGAFDYSADKLGLTYGMTAELNQKNWALRGGYFLMGAVSNSNNFDTQVFRRGQYVAELETRYTLFSRPGKLRTIGWVSSANSGSYRETLDNPALNLDIALTRTGRLKYGYVFNVEQSVTDDIGLFGRWSWNNGKTEIMSFTDIDASLSLGASIKGTTWGRPDDTIGIAGAINALSNDHRDFIAAGGLGPLIGDGQLNYRKERILETYYAFALTKAVTLTADYQFVTNPAYNADRGPVHVFSGRLHGEF comes from the coding sequence ATGGCGGCCGACATGCCGCTCAAGGCGCCCTATTTTCGCCCGGCGTTCGACTGGAGCGGCTTCTACATTGGCGGCCATACCGGCTACGGCCGCGGCTCCTCGGGCGCGGTGCTCTCCGATCCCCTGGCGGTCTCGACCAATAACGTCTTCAGCGGCGTGATCGGCGGCGTCCAGGGCGGCTACAACGTTCAAATGCCATCCGGCCTCGTGCTCGGCGTCGAAGCCGACCTGACCTTTCCGAACTACTTCACCTCGAACTCGATCGTCTCCACGCTCACCGGCGCGCGCTCCGAAGTGGTCGAGAAATGGGATTATGTCGGCACCGCGCGGGGCCGCATCGGCTATGCGAGCGGACACTGGCTCCTCTACGCCACGGGCGGTTTCGCCTTTGCCGGCGAGCGCTTCATCAATACGCCTGACGCCGGCACCGATCAGAAGCACATCAACGTCCGCCCCGGCTGGACAGCAGGCGCCGGCGTGGAATACGCCTTCACGCCGCATTGGAGCGTCAGGCTCGAATATCTCTACAGCCAGTTCGATCGCGCCAACATTCGCTTCCCCTCCGGCGCGGAACACAGCTCGACGCTCGACTTTCAGCAGGTGCGCATCGGCCTCAACCGCAAGGTCGATTGGCCGGGGTCGAAGACCTGGACACCGAAGACCGACCTGACCGACCCCGAATCCGACCGCTGGGAAGTTCACGGCCAGACCACCTATCTGGGCCAGGGCTATCCGGCATTCCGCGCGCCCTATACCGGCACCAACAGCCTGACGCCCGCACGGCAGGCGCAGGCCACTTGGAGCAACAGCCTCTATCTGAACGCCCGGCTCTGGGAAGGCGGCGAGGTCTACTACAACCCCGAACTGCTGCAGGGCTTTGGCCTGAGCGACACCGTCGGTGTCGCCGGATTCACCAGCGGCGAGGCGCAGAAGTCGAATTTCCCCTACCCGCACTACAACACCTCGCGTCTGTACGTGCGCCAGACCTTCGGATTTGGCGGCGAGCAGGAAGAGCTTGCCAGCGGGCAGCAACAGCTTGCGGGCAAGGTCGACGTCAACAGGCTGACGCTGCAGGCCGGCAAGTTCTCGGTCGGCGACGTCTTCGACGGCAATTCCTACGCCAAGGACACACGCAGGGATTTCATGAACTGGTCGATCTGGGCACCCGGCGCCTTCGACTATTCCGCCGACAAGCTGGGGCTGACCTACGGCATGACCGCCGAGCTCAACCAGAAGAACTGGGCACTGCGCGGCGGCTATTTCCTGATGGGCGCGGTATCCAACTCCAACAATTTCGACACGCAGGTGTTTCGCCGTGGTCAGTATGTGGCGGAACTGGAGACGCGATACACGCTATTCTCACGGCCAGGCAAGCTGCGCACCATCGGCTGGGTGAGCAGCGCCAATTCCGGCAGCTATCGCGAGACGCTGGATAATCCCGCGCTCAATCTCGATATTGCGCTGACGCGCACGGGCCGCCTCAAATACGGCTACGTCTTTAACGTCGAACAGTCGGTCACAGATGACATCGGTCTGTTCGGCCGCTGGAGCTGGAACAACGGCAAGACCGAGATCATGTCGTTCACCGACATCGATGCCTCCTTGTCGCTGGGCGCGTCGATCAAGGGCACGACATGGGGACGGCCGGATGACACGATCGGCATCGCCGGCGCGATCAACGCGCTGTCGAACGATCATCGCGACTTCATCGCCGCCGGCGGGCTCGGCCCGCTGATCGGCGACGGGCAGCTCAACTATCGCAAGGAACGCATCCTCGAAACCTACTACGCCTTCGCCCTCACCAAGGCGGTCACGCTGACGGCGGACTACCAGTTCGTCACCAATCCCGCGTACAATGCCGACCGCGGCCCGGTCCATGTATTCTCCGGGAGGCTGCACGGCGAGTTTTAA
- a CDS encoding cyanophycin synthetase, translating into MFDLPKYGDGICLARMAGLLEALGIDRARLQRISVVVTGSNGKGSTAAMCAGIGRAYGMRTGLFTSPHLFRFNERIQLDGVEIGDDAFARLKLRVEAAIAIVAKRTGEKFGAFEALFALACLHFQESQCDFAVFEAGIGGRYDPVRLIGARETCVTSVDYEHVELLGNSLQLIVSDKSDACAAGGTVVYGENCRDLRPHLVEYNRGAGRTLLFVRDDICIDNAAATASGQHFDFQFGYHDFRRLELSLPGAFQFNNAAIAVTLFLVWLQRERPRNAPDRIEAAIRAGLRDARWPGRLETIQQAPLTVIDVGHTPDGIRQSLASLMAIHGRDGWILVTGASRDKKADEIIGALAPAFNTIICTAAHHKGADAQAIASAARLANPAADIQVATTIEDAVRLSQELAKAKWRRIYVAGGLFLAIEYATAAKGGRAEDLKFF; encoded by the coding sequence GTGTTCGACCTGCCAAAATATGGCGATGGCATCTGCCTCGCGCGGATGGCCGGATTGCTGGAAGCGCTCGGAATCGATCGCGCGCGGCTGCAGCGTATCTCCGTGGTGGTGACCGGCTCGAACGGCAAGGGCAGTACGGCAGCGATGTGCGCGGGCATCGGCCGCGCCTATGGCATGCGGACCGGCCTGTTCACGTCGCCGCATCTTTTTCGTTTCAACGAACGGATTCAGCTCGACGGCGTCGAGATCGGCGACGATGCGTTCGCTCGCCTGAAACTGCGGGTAGAAGCTGCCATCGCAATCGTCGCGAAGAGGACGGGCGAGAAGTTCGGCGCTTTCGAAGCGCTGTTTGCGCTAGCCTGCCTGCACTTCCAGGAGAGCCAATGCGACTTCGCGGTGTTCGAGGCGGGCATCGGCGGGCGCTACGATCCGGTGCGCCTGATCGGCGCGCGCGAGACCTGCGTCACCTCCGTCGACTATGAACATGTCGAACTGCTCGGCAACTCGCTCCAACTGATCGTATCGGACAAGAGCGATGCCTGCGCCGCCGGCGGCACGGTCGTCTATGGCGAAAACTGCCGGGACCTGCGGCCGCACCTGGTCGAGTATAATCGCGGAGCCGGCCGCACCTTGCTGTTCGTTCGCGACGATATTTGTATCGACAATGCGGCCGCCACGGCCTCAGGGCAGCATTTCGATTTCCAGTTCGGATATCACGATTTTCGCCGCCTCGAATTGAGTCTGCCGGGCGCGTTCCAGTTCAACAACGCGGCCATCGCCGTCACGCTTTTTCTGGTGTGGCTGCAGCGCGAGCGGCCGCGCAACGCGCCCGACCGGATCGAGGCCGCGATCCGCGCCGGCCTGCGCGATGCACGCTGGCCCGGCCGGCTTGAGACCATCCAGCAGGCCCCGCTCACCGTGATCGACGTCGGCCACACCCCCGACGGCATCCGGCAATCGCTGGCCAGCCTGATGGCGATCCACGGCCGCGACGGCTGGATTCTCGTCACCGGCGCCTCGCGCGACAAGAAGGCAGACGAAATCATCGGAGCGCTGGCGCCTGCCTTCAACACGATCATCTGCACGGCAGCGCACCACAAGGGAGCAGACGCGCAAGCCATCGCTTCCGCAGCGCGGCTCGCCAATCCTGCAGCCGATATTCAAGTCGCCACGACAATCGAGGACGCGGTGCGGCTCTCGCAGGAGTTGGCCAAGGCGAAGTGGCGAAGAATTTATGTCGCCGGCGGACTGTTCCTCGCGATCGAGTATGCGACGGCCGCGAAAGGCGGCCGCGCGGAAGATTTGAAGTTTTTCTGA
- a CDS encoding NADP-dependent oxidoreductase, with protein MNATVNRQILLVEKPSGKLGPEHFKMVNGKVPEPKDGEVLVKARYISLDAANRAWMHGATYRAAVEANTVMAGGSIAEVVSSKAQGLAPGDIVFGDTGWQDYAAVPAKHLNKMPDMEPMTHLLSVYGIAGLTAYFGLLHIGKPKEGETVVVSAAAGSVGSIVGQIAKIKGCNVIGIAGGKDKCHWLTSELGFDAAVDYKDGATFKALRAAAPKGIDVYFDNVGGDILEACLSLMNNRGRIACCGAISQYDGMPSAHGPRGVPGLIVVKRLIMQGFIVMDYMNESAAALGDLQSWVASGKLKVQEDVIDGIENTPQALIGLLAGENRGKRMVKV; from the coding sequence ATGAACGCCACCGTCAATCGCCAGATCCTGCTCGTGGAAAAGCCGAGCGGCAAGCTCGGGCCCGAGCATTTCAAGATGGTCAACGGGAAAGTGCCCGAGCCAAAGGACGGCGAGGTGCTCGTGAAGGCACGCTACATCTCGCTCGATGCCGCCAACCGGGCGTGGATGCACGGCGCCACCTATCGCGCCGCCGTCGAGGCCAACACGGTGATGGCCGGCGGCAGCATCGCGGAAGTCGTATCCTCGAAAGCCCAAGGCCTCGCGCCGGGCGATATCGTATTCGGCGATACCGGCTGGCAGGATTACGCCGCGGTGCCGGCAAAGCACCTGAACAAGATGCCTGACATGGAACCGATGACGCATCTGCTCAGCGTCTACGGCATCGCCGGTCTCACCGCCTATTTCGGCCTGCTGCATATCGGCAAGCCGAAGGAAGGTGAGACGGTTGTCGTGTCGGCTGCTGCCGGCTCCGTCGGGTCGATCGTCGGGCAGATCGCGAAGATCAAGGGCTGCAACGTCATCGGTATCGCCGGCGGCAAGGACAAGTGTCACTGGCTGACTTCCGAACTCGGCTTCGACGCCGCGGTCGATTACAAGGACGGCGCGACCTTCAAGGCGCTGCGCGCCGCAGCCCCCAAGGGCATCGACGTCTATTTCGACAATGTCGGCGGCGACATTCTCGAAGCCTGCCTTTCGCTGATGAACAACCGCGGCCGCATCGCCTGCTGCGGTGCGATCTCGCAATATGACGGCATGCCATCCGCCCATGGTCCGCGCGGCGTGCCCGGCCTGATCGTGGTGAAACGCCTCATCATGCAGGGCTTCATCGTGATGGACTACATGAACGAGAGCGCCGCCGCGCTGGGCGACCTGCAGTCCTGGGTCGCGTCAGGCAAATTGAAAGTGCAGGAAGACGTGATCGACGGGATCGAGAACACGCCGCAAGCCCTGATCGGCCTGCTCGCCGGCGAAAACCGGGGCAAGCGGATGGTGAAGGTGTAG
- a CDS encoding hemolysin family protein: MLTFELGIVTVLIVTNGLLSMSELAIVSSRPARLAALAERNVKGSRRALALASDPGKFLSTVQIGITLIGVLSGAFSGATLGSRLSSLLVEAGWSRGVADTIGVGAVVTVITYASLIIGELVPKQIALRDPESVAVRVAPYMMMLAKISLPAVWLLDRSGKVLLWLLGHRGAAGEKVSEDEIRTLVVEAENAGVLEPGEKEMIAGVMRLGDLPVGAVMTPRREVGMVNLTDTPQTIRSTLAASSHSRFVVFDQAADAAVGIVNAKDMLDCCLSGQTPDIGKLVRSAPVIPEFLDARDVVAILRDSAVHMGLVHDEYGAFQGVVTSADILESIVGGFHTEEGPPEAAAIRRDDGSYLISGWMPAVEFASLLRFELPVSHDYQTVAGFLLSHFGRIPDVGDHIEVEGWRFEVIDLDGRRIDKLLAVRTGEASPGGEA, translated from the coding sequence ATGCTCACCTTCGAACTCGGGATCGTAACGGTCCTGATTGTCACCAACGGCCTGCTTTCGATGTCGGAGCTGGCCATCGTGTCGTCACGGCCGGCACGGCTAGCGGCGCTGGCCGAGAGAAACGTCAAGGGCTCTCGCCGCGCGCTGGCGCTGGCATCCGACCCCGGAAAATTTCTCTCCACGGTACAGATCGGCATCACGCTGATCGGCGTGCTGTCGGGCGCATTTTCCGGCGCCACGCTCGGCTCGCGGCTGAGTAGCTTGTTGGTCGAGGCCGGATGGTCACGGGGCGTAGCCGATACCATCGGCGTCGGCGCCGTGGTGACCGTGATCACTTACGCCTCGCTCATCATCGGCGAACTGGTGCCCAAGCAGATTGCCTTGCGCGACCCGGAATCGGTAGCGGTGCGCGTGGCGCCTTACATGATGATGCTTGCGAAGATCTCATTGCCTGCCGTCTGGCTGCTCGACCGGTCCGGCAAGGTGCTGTTGTGGCTGTTGGGGCACCGCGGCGCGGCCGGTGAGAAAGTCAGCGAAGATGAAATCCGCACCCTCGTCGTCGAAGCCGAGAACGCTGGCGTGCTCGAGCCCGGCGAAAAGGAGATGATCGCTGGCGTCATGCGCCTCGGCGATCTTCCCGTCGGAGCCGTCATGACACCGCGCCGCGAGGTGGGCATGGTCAATCTGACCGACACCCCGCAAACGATCCGGTCCACGCTGGCCGCCAGCAGTCATTCCCGTTTTGTGGTGTTCGATCAGGCGGCCGATGCCGCGGTCGGGATCGTCAATGCCAAGGACATGCTGGACTGCTGTCTGTCGGGGCAGACGCCTGACATCGGCAAGCTGGTCCGTTCGGCTCCGGTGATTCCGGAATTTCTTGATGCGAGGGACGTCGTCGCCATCCTGCGCGACTCCGCCGTCCATATGGGGCTGGTTCATGACGAGTACGGCGCGTTCCAGGGCGTGGTGACCAGCGCAGACATCCTGGAATCGATCGTCGGCGGTTTCCACACGGAGGAGGGGCCGCCGGAAGCGGCGGCCATCAGACGCGACGACGGTTCGTATTTGATCTCGGGGTGGATGCCCGCCGTCGAGTTTGCGTCGCTGCTCCGGTTCGAGTTGCCGGTGTCCCATGACTACCAGACGGTTGCCGGCTTCCTGCTCAGCCATTTCGGCCGGATACCCGATGTCGGCGACCATATCGAGGTGGAAGGTTGGCGCTTCGAGGTCATCGATCTCGATGGCCGGCGCATCGACAAGCTGCTGGCCGTCAGGACCGGCGAAGCTTCTCCCGGCGGAGAAGCGTGA
- a CDS encoding FMN-binding glutamate synthase family protein, translating to METLLLPFSPRYIILTVCAVVTVLLIGIGILDHNLKVWEFLLIPIVIFGALTFLGIRDLTQKNHAVLRNYPISAHIRFLLEEIRPEMRQYFFESEKDGMPFSRDTRALVYQRAKMVLDKRPFGTQEDVYRDGYEWMHHSMLPKPRAVEQFRVTVGGPDCTKPYSASVFNISAMSFGALSPNAVRALNIGARKGGFAHDTGEGGVSPYHRENGGDIIWEIGSGYFGCRNRDGSFNPEEFARVASDDQIKMVELKVSQGAKPGHGGVLPAAKVSEEISKIRGVAMGEDCISPATHRAFSTPLEMMAFIGEMRRLSGGKPAGFKLCVGHPWEFLAICKAMLQTGIYPDFIVVDGNEGGTGAAPLEFMDHLGMPMREGVNFVHNALIGINARDRIKIGAAGKIATAFDMARAMAIGADWCNSARGFMFALGCIQSLSCHTDRCPTGVTTQDPLRARALVVPLKAERVYCYHHATLHALSELLAAAGLEHPQQLRPIHFSQRSSTNDTLTFAKLYPSLRPGELIDGTSDPRFRDDWAMARPDSFQPAG from the coding sequence ATGGAAACGCTGCTGCTTCCGTTCTCGCCACGCTACATCATTTTGACGGTCTGCGCCGTCGTCACGGTATTGCTGATCGGCATCGGGATTCTCGACCATAATCTCAAGGTGTGGGAATTCCTGCTGATCCCGATCGTGATTTTCGGCGCCCTCACATTTCTCGGCATTCGCGATCTCACCCAGAAGAACCACGCCGTTTTACGCAACTATCCGATCTCCGCGCACATCCGCTTCCTGCTCGAAGAGATCAGGCCGGAGATGCGGCAATATTTCTTCGAGAGCGAGAAGGACGGCATGCCGTTCTCCCGCGACACCCGCGCGCTGGTCTATCAGCGCGCCAAGATGGTGCTCGACAAGCGGCCGTTTGGCACCCAGGAGGACGTCTATCGCGACGGTTATGAATGGATGCACCATTCGATGTTGCCGAAGCCTCGTGCCGTCGAGCAGTTTCGCGTCACCGTCGGTGGTCCTGACTGCACCAAGCCGTACTCGGCCTCGGTCTTCAACATCTCTGCGATGAGTTTTGGCGCGCTCAGCCCCAACGCGGTGCGGGCGCTGAACATCGGTGCCAGGAAGGGCGGCTTCGCGCATGACACCGGTGAGGGCGGTGTCAGTCCGTATCATCGCGAAAACGGAGGCGACATCATCTGGGAGATCGGCTCGGGCTATTTCGGCTGTCGCAACCGCGATGGTTCATTCAACCCGGAAGAATTTGCCCGCGTCGCCAGCGACGATCAGATCAAGATGGTCGAACTCAAGGTCAGCCAGGGCGCCAAGCCCGGACATGGCGGCGTGCTGCCGGCGGCCAAGGTGTCGGAGGAGATCTCCAAGATCAGGGGCGTCGCCATGGGCGAGGATTGCATTTCGCCGGCCACCCACCGCGCGTTTTCGACGCCACTGGAAATGATGGCCTTCATCGGCGAGATGCGGCGACTGTCTGGCGGCAAGCCCGCCGGGTTCAAGCTGTGCGTCGGTCATCCCTGGGAATTCCTGGCGATCTGCAAGGCGATGCTGCAGACCGGGATATATCCTGATTTCATCGTGGTCGACGGCAACGAAGGCGGCACCGGTGCTGCGCCGCTGGAATTTATGGACCATCTGGGCATGCCGATGCGGGAGGGCGTCAATTTCGTCCATAACGCGCTGATCGGCATCAATGCGCGCGACCGTATCAAGATCGGCGCCGCCGGCAAGATTGCGACCGCGTTCGACATGGCGCGCGCGATGGCGATCGGCGCAGACTGGTGCAATTCGGCGCGCGGCTTCATGTTCGCGCTCGGCTGCATCCAGTCGCTGAGCTGCCATACCGATCGATGCCCGACTGGCGTGACCACCCAGGACCCGCTCCGCGCCCGCGCGCTGGTGGTGCCGCTCAAGGCCGAGCGGGTTTACTGCTACCATCACGCCACCCTGCACGCCCTGTCCGAACTTCTCGCCGCAGCCGGGCTCGAACATCCACAGCAATTACGGCCGATCCACTTCTCGCAGCGATCCTCCACGAACGACACATTGACATTTGCGAAACTCTATCCATCCCTGCGTCCTGGCGAATTGATCGACGGTACCAGCGATCCGCGCTTCCGCGACGACTGGGCGATGGCGCGCCCGGATTCGTTCCAGCCGGCGGGGTAA
- a CDS encoding ferredoxin--NADP reductase: MSAFYREKVLSVRHWTDTLFSFRATRDSGFRFQNGQFAMIGLEVEGRPLLRAYSMASANHEEELEFFSIKVADGPLTSKLQKIREGDEILVGRKATGTLITDNLIPGKRLLLLSTGTGLAPFASLIKDPDVYERFETIVLVHGCRQVSELAYGEELVAKLRDDELFGPLLSEKLLYYPTVTREPFRNRGRITDLISSEQLFNDIHQPPLNIDIDRIMMCGSPGMLEELKQMFESGGFLEGNHNKPGHFVIEKAFVER; the protein is encoded by the coding sequence ATGAGCGCGTTTTATAGAGAGAAAGTCCTTTCTGTCCGCCATTGGACGGATACGCTTTTCAGCTTCCGAGCCACCCGCGATTCCGGTTTCCGCTTCCAGAACGGCCAGTTTGCGATGATCGGCCTTGAGGTCGAGGGCCGGCCGCTGCTGCGGGCCTACAGCATGGCGAGCGCCAATCACGAGGAAGAACTCGAGTTCTTCTCCATCAAGGTCGCGGACGGGCCGCTGACCTCGAAGCTGCAGAAGATCCGCGAAGGCGACGAGATTCTGGTCGGCCGCAAGGCGACCGGCACGCTGATCACCGACAATCTGATTCCGGGCAAGCGCCTGCTGCTGCTCTCGACCGGTACTGGACTCGCGCCGTTCGCGAGCCTGATCAAGGACCCCGACGTCTATGAGCGGTTCGAGACCATCGTGCTCGTTCATGGCTGCCGCCAGGTATCCGAACTCGCCTATGGTGAGGAACTGGTCGCCAAGCTGCGCGACGATGAACTGTTCGGGCCGCTTTTGTCGGAGAAGCTGCTGTATTACCCGACGGTGACCCGCGAGCCGTTCCGCAACCGCGGCCGCATCACCGACCTGATCTCGTCCGAGCAGTTGTTCAACGACATCCATCAGCCGCCGCTCAATATCGACATCGATCGCATCATGATGTGCGGCAGCCCGGGGATGCTGGAAGAGCTGAAGCAGATGTTCGAATCCGGCGGCTTCCTCGAAGGCAACCACAACAAGCCCGGCCACTTCGTGATCGAGAAGGCGTTCGTCGAGCGTTGA
- a CDS encoding creatininase family protein encodes MASTVPPRDWTEIRWPDIARADAARWIAVLPLAATEQHGPHLPLETDVLIGEAYLARVRELLPVALPVTFLPLQPIGISTEHIDYPGTLTLPTEIALKEWRAIGERVAQSGIRKLVIVTSHGGNSAAMSLVAQDLRAHHGLLVVTTSWSRFGAPDGLFSAEEIRHGIHGGAVETSIMLARYPHTVRQEAIADFRPTSIAMEQKFRWLSAHRPVPFAWQAQDLHESGAVGDATKASAEKGEQLLDHGARAFCELLDDVDKFDPELFLRKA; translated from the coding sequence ATGGCTTCAACTGTTCCGCCCCGCGACTGGACCGAGATCCGCTGGCCCGACATCGCCAGAGCCGACGCTGCGCGCTGGATCGCGGTGCTGCCGCTGGCGGCGACCGAGCAGCACGGTCCGCATCTGCCGCTGGAAACCGACGTCCTGATTGGCGAGGCCTATCTGGCGCGGGTGCGCGAGCTGCTGCCTGTCGCGCTTCCCGTCACCTTTCTGCCACTGCAGCCGATCGGCATCTCCACCGAACATATCGATTATCCGGGCACGCTGACGCTGCCGACCGAAATCGCCTTGAAGGAATGGAGGGCGATCGGCGAGCGTGTCGCGCAATCGGGCATCCGCAAGCTCGTCATCGTGACGAGCCATGGCGGCAACAGCGCGGCGATGTCGCTGGTGGCGCAAGATCTGCGCGCGCATCACGGACTGCTCGTGGTGACCACGAGCTGGTCGCGCTTCGGTGCGCCGGATGGACTGTTTTCCGCCGAAGAAATCCGCCACGGCATTCATGGCGGCGCGGTCGAGACTTCGATCATGCTGGCGCGCTATCCGCACACCGTGCGGCAAGAGGCGATCGCCGATTTTCGTCCCACCAGCATCGCGATGGAGCAGAAATTTCGCTGGCTCTCGGCGCATCGGCCGGTCCCCTTCGCCTGGCAGGCGCAGGACCTGCATGAAAGCGGCGCGGTCGGCGACGCCACCAAAGCCTCCGCGGAGAAGGGCGAACAACTGCTCGATCACGGCGCGCGCGCGTTCTGCGAATTGCTCGACGATGTCGACAAATTCGATCCGGAATTGTTTCTTCGTAAAGCATAG
- a CDS encoding ABC transporter ATP-binding protein: protein MAGPALSETDIDAAGLAVRLRAVTKIYDNGVSALGPLDLDVAKGEFVSLLGPSGCGKSTALRLIAGLSAPSAGTVNVSHRASRKDGRHPIGFVFQEPTLMPWASVRENVRLPLKLSHAPAADADSRIGEALAQVGLAEFADAYPRELSGGMKMRVSLARALVTDPDILLLDEPFAALDEITRFRLNNDLLALWRKLHKTVIFVTHSVFESVYLSQRVTVMTARPGRLASAFRIDTMEPRGEEFRTSAEYAAYCREVSSALAPSYSGQRSA from the coding sequence ATGGCCGGGCCCGCTCTGTCCGAGACGGATATCGACGCGGCGGGCCTTGCCGTGCGTCTGCGCGCCGTTACCAAGATCTACGATAACGGCGTGAGCGCGCTCGGGCCGCTCGATCTCGATGTCGCAAAAGGCGAATTCGTCTCGCTGCTCGGGCCCTCAGGCTGCGGAAAATCGACCGCGCTGCGGCTGATCGCCGGGCTCAGCGCGCCGAGCGCAGGCACGGTGAATGTCTCCCATCGCGCAAGCAGGAAGGATGGGCGGCATCCCATCGGCTTCGTGTTTCAGGAGCCCACGCTGATGCCGTGGGCAAGCGTGCGCGAAAACGTTCGCCTGCCGTTGAAACTTTCGCACGCGCCCGCGGCTGACGCCGACAGCCGCATCGGGGAGGCGCTGGCCCAGGTCGGCCTTGCCGAATTTGCCGATGCATACCCGCGTGAATTGTCCGGCGGCATGAAGATGCGGGTCTCATTGGCGCGCGCGCTCGTCACCGATCCGGATATTCTGCTGCTGGACGAGCCGTTCGCGGCGCTCGACGAGATCACGCGCTTTCGGCTCAACAACGATCTGCTGGCGCTTTGGCGCAAGCTGCACAAGACCGTCATCTTCGTCACCCATTCGGTATTCGAGTCGGTCTATCTGTCGCAGCGGGTGACCGTAATGACGGCGCGGCCGGGCCGCCTTGCCAGCGCGTTTCGTATCGACACCATGGAGCCGCGCGGCGAGGAGTTTCGCACCTCGGCCGAATACGCCGCCTATTGCCGCGAGGTTTCCAGTGCGCTCGCGCCGTCCTATTCCGGGCAGCGCAGCGCATGA
- a CDS encoding ABC transporter substrate-binding protein: protein MNRAFLPRALTAGLLTLVMGLMPARAQTLDKVSFGTNWVAEAEHGGFFQAVADGTYRKYGLDVTIVPGGPNTNNRILLTAGKLDFFMTANTLQSFDAVTNNVPVVAVAAIFQKDPQVFLTHPETKFTKLEDLKPLTLFVSKEGVASYFQWLKSEYGFSESKVKPYTFNSQPFIVNKQSAMQGYVTSEPYAVEKAAGFKPGVILLADHGFNAYSTLIETRREIVDKKPDLVQRFVDASMIGWYNYLYGDNSAGNAMIKKMNPEMTDELLGYSVTKMKEYGIVDSGDTLRDGIGAMTDARVASFFDKMVRAGVVRRDIDYRQAYTLRFVNKGVGLDLRPKN from the coding sequence ATGAACCGGGCCTTTTTGCCGCGAGCGTTAACTGCAGGTCTTCTGACGCTGGTGATGGGGCTGATGCCCGCGCGCGCGCAAACCCTCGACAAGGTGTCGTTTGGAACCAACTGGGTCGCGGAAGCCGAGCATGGCGGCTTCTTCCAGGCGGTTGCCGACGGCACCTACAGGAAATACGGCCTCGACGTCACCATCGTGCCGGGAGGCCCCAACACCAACAACCGCATCCTGCTGACCGCCGGTAAACTCGATTTCTTCATGACCGCCAACACGCTGCAATCGTTCGACGCGGTCACCAACAACGTACCGGTGGTCGCGGTTGCTGCCATCTTCCAGAAGGATCCGCAGGTTTTCCTGACCCATCCGGAAACCAAATTCACCAAGCTCGAAGATCTCAAACCGCTCACGCTATTCGTGTCCAAGGAAGGCGTTGCGAGCTACTTCCAGTGGCTGAAATCCGAATACGGGTTCAGCGAAAGCAAGGTGAAGCCCTACACCTTCAATTCGCAGCCCTTCATCGTGAACAAGCAGAGCGCGATGCAGGGCTATGTCACGTCCGAGCCCTACGCCGTCGAGAAGGCGGCGGGCTTCAAGCCGGGCGTGATCCTGCTGGCCGATCACGGTTTCAACGCCTATTCGACGCTGATCGAAACCCGCCGCGAGATCGTCGACAAGAAGCCCGACCTCGTGCAGCGTTTCGTCGATGCCTCCATGATCGGCTGGTACAATTATCTCTACGGCGACAATTCGGCCGGGAATGCGATGATCAAGAAGATGAATCCGGAAATGACCGACGAATTGCTCGGCTATTCCGTCACCAAGATGAAGGAATACGGCATCGTCGATTCCGGCGATACCTTGCGCGACGGCATCGGCGCCATGACCGACGCGCGCGTGGCGAGCTTCTTCGACAAGATGGTGCGGGCCGGCGTGGTTCGCCGCGATATCGATTATCGCCAGGCCTACACGCTGCGCTTCGTCAACAAGGGCGTCGGTCTCGATCTGCGGCCGAAGAATTGA